The Novosphingobium terrae genome has a window encoding:
- a CDS encoding CYTH domain-containing protein has protein sequence MPVEIERKFLAADDSWRAAADGGKRLCQGYLAQSADSSVRVRLAGDQAWLTVKGTAPGITRPEFEYAIPAADAEAMLQMCPQPLVIKTRYRVPHEGLIWEVDVFEGHAAGLILAEVELTSADQAITLPAWAGREVSDDPAYRNAAIAIRSPLER, from the coding sequence ATGCCCGTTGAGATCGAACGCAAATTCCTTGCCGCCGATGACAGCTGGCGCGCGGCGGCGGATGGCGGAAAACGCCTGTGTCAGGGCTATCTGGCGCAATCGGCAGACAGCAGCGTGCGGGTCAGGCTGGCCGGCGATCAGGCATGGCTGACCGTCAAAGGGACCGCACCCGGCATCACCCGGCCCGAGTTCGAATATGCCATCCCGGCGGCCGACGCCGAAGCGATGTTGCAGATGTGCCCCCAGCCGCTGGTGATCAAGACCCGCTACCGCGTGCCCCACGAAGGCCTGATCTGGGAGGTGGATGTGTTCGAGGGCCATGCCGCAGGGCTGATCCTCGCCGAGGTGGAACTGACCAGCGCGGATCAAGCCATTACCCTCCCCGCATGGGCGGGGCGTGAGGTCAGTGACGATCCGGCCTATCGCAATGCCGCGATTGCCATCCGCTCGCCTCTGGAACGCTAA
- a CDS encoding sensor histidine kinase: MLLLLILSGSILGLLLGFSLSLMAASRQFEHALIAQQQAALVSDLARGAEGLSASALQNNLTAYRDLIRQERQFLSPQQQRAQSEELARADALAALAQHPDARPQLIAMVKAIDSSEQHEVAAARADLTRIRRDTIMLGALLAVTALGAAAIGLIQLQRSNRDLTAEITARTQDLRAIDQSRRLFFAKASHELRTPVTAIRVMAEVALDSSMDTAPVLRDIVAQTGFLNHRIEELLSLSSAAEGRPMMVPQPCGLAEVLASASLQAQPYARSISVTIRQDQSPAPIIAMADRRWLAQAALAVIDNGLKFSDPGGMLDLSLSSNGHTATIAIADTGPGVLPSELPRIFDAYYQAEGGKMRGGTGLGLALARWVVEQHGGSIRAENRETAGCRIVMELPLLKEDAA, encoded by the coding sequence ATGCTGTTGTTGCTGATCCTTAGCGGATCGATCCTTGGCCTGCTTCTAGGGTTTTCGCTGAGCCTGATGGCCGCCTCCCGCCAGTTCGAGCATGCGTTGATCGCTCAGCAGCAGGCCGCGCTGGTTTCGGATCTGGCCCGCGGTGCGGAAGGCTTGAGCGCTTCGGCTTTGCAGAACAATCTGACGGCCTATCGCGATCTGATCCGGCAGGAACGACAGTTTCTGAGCCCACAACAGCAACGGGCCCAAAGCGAGGAACTGGCCCGCGCCGATGCTTTGGCGGCACTAGCGCAGCATCCCGATGCTCGCCCCCAACTGATCGCCATGGTCAAAGCCATCGACAGCAGCGAACAACATGAGGTGGCCGCCGCCCGCGCCGATCTCACCCGCATCCGCCGCGATACGATCATGCTTGGGGCTTTACTGGCCGTTACGGCCTTGGGTGCCGCTGCCATCGGCCTGATCCAGTTGCAACGCTCCAACCGCGATCTGACAGCGGAGATCACCGCCCGAACGCAGGATCTGCGCGCCATAGACCAGTCACGCCGTCTGTTCTTCGCCAAGGCCAGTCATGAGCTGCGCACCCCCGTCACCGCCATCCGCGTGATGGCAGAGGTGGCGCTGGACAGCAGCATGGATACTGCGCCTGTGCTGCGCGATATCGTGGCCCAGACCGGCTTTCTCAATCACCGGATAGAGGAACTGCTGTCGCTTTCCAGCGCTGCCGAAGGGCGCCCGATGATGGTCCCCCAACCCTGCGGTCTGGCCGAGGTTCTGGCCAGCGCCTCCTTGCAGGCTCAGCCCTATGCCCGATCCATCAGCGTGACGATCCGGCAGGATCAAAGCCCCGCCCCCATTATCGCCATGGCGGATCGGCGCTGGTTAGCTCAGGCCGCGCTGGCCGTGATCGACAATGGGCTGAAGTTCTCCGATCCGGGCGGGATGCTGGACCTGTCGTTAAGCAGCAACGGCCACACCGCCACCATCGCCATTGCCGACACCGGACCCGGCGTGCTGCCCAGCGAACTGCCCCGCATTTTCGACGCCTATTATCAGGCCGAGGGCGGCAAGATGCGCGGCGGCACCGGTCTGGGACTGGCGCTGGCGCGCTGGGTGGTCGAGCAGCATGGCGGCTCTATCCGTGCCGAAAACCGTGAAACCGCCGGATGTCGGATCGTGATGGAATTGCCCTTGCTGAAGGAGGATGCGGCGTGA
- a CDS encoding SOS response-associated peptidase family protein produces the protein MPRTYHLDAPADAIGRALGADAQGDVWQGGTVVPTGYAPVVIGGKEGARLVPRQWGVPPPPRGEHVVTHVRNIGSPFWIGTLRHTEFRCLVPATHFAGSGKTWLAVPSMPIFAFAGIWRDSEVPSFAILTTEGRMPVGSESSSATMPVILHPRDYRAWLHQDWKQAQRLVAPFPAQLLRNLGG, from the coding sequence ATGCCGCGCACCTATCACCTTGATGCGCCTGCCGATGCGATTGGCCGGGCTCTGGGCGCCGATGCTCAGGGTGATGTCTGGCAGGGCGGCACGGTGGTGCCCACGGGCTATGCGCCGGTGGTGATCGGCGGCAAGGAAGGCGCAAGGCTGGTGCCGCGCCAATGGGGCGTGCCGCCTCCGCCGCGCGGCGAACATGTGGTGACGCATGTGCGCAACATCGGCAGCCCTTTCTGGATCGGCACCTTGCGCCACACGGAATTTCGCTGTCTGGTGCCCGCCACCCATTTCGCGGGGAGCGGCAAGACGTGGCTGGCGGTGCCCTCCATGCCGATCTTCGCCTTTGCCGGGATCTGGCGCGATTCCGAGGTGCCCAGCTTCGCCATCCTGACCACCGAGGGCCGCATGCCTGTGGGCTCGGAGAGCAGCAGCGCCACCATGCCGGTGATCCTCCATCCGCGCGATTACCGGGCGTGGCTGCATCAGGACTGGAAGCAGGCGCAGCGTCTTGTGGCGCCCTTCCCCGCGCAACTGCTGCGCAACCTTGGCGGATAG
- a CDS encoding DUF1289 domain-containing protein, translating into MRSPCIENCVFDDRTGWCRGCGRTKPECRAWKKAQPQELRKVSADLPRRLKKLAANGR; encoded by the coding sequence ATGCGCTCACCCTGTATCGAGAATTGTGTGTTCGATGACCGCACCGGCTGGTGTCGCGGTTGCGGGCGGACCAAGCCTGAATGCCGCGCGTGGAAAAAGGCCCAGCCTCAGGAGTTGCGCAAGGTCAGCGCCGATCTGCCGCGGCGTTTGAAGAAGCTGGCCGCGAACGGGCGGTAA
- a CDS encoding M20/M25/M40 family metallo-hydrolase, translating into MKPYLLLAAALIAPAMLAPAAQAGDDTQVARIIDEGMNHSEAMTTASALMDRIGPRLTNSDAHRRAQQWAMEVLRSYGMQNVHQEAFDFGLGWNLTSYSATMVAPRQIPLTVIPVAWSPPTTGTLRGSIVVAPITRESQFAQWKGKLLGKIVLISMPGESAEPKDSFFKRLSDSEVNALDSYDIPHFDPEMAKPNPNSPRFFQRKLSEFLKSEGAIAMVKMTYRDGKLVHGEGYDYQPGKTLALPTLDMAQEDYRRLVRLSLTGADPQMELSVNATYDDKNLKASNVIAEIPGTDPKAGYVMAGGHFDSWIAGDGATDNGAGSVAVMEAARLIMKLGIKPRRTIRIALWGGEEQGLLGSRAYIEQHLVSRPVDPKLDGMEAYMQWRNAFPITPKPEYKELKAYFNMDNGSGRFRGIFAEGNVGAEPLLSAWLAPFKSMGAGHVVAKKTGGTDHVFMQAVGLPAYQFIQDPLDYGSRVHHSSLDTLDHMRGDDMRQASVIIAGMLWEAANSDKELPRQPLPTQPAASDPFKVKDPAIEQ; encoded by the coding sequence ATGAAGCCATATCTGCTGCTTGCCGCCGCCCTGATCGCTCCGGCCATGCTCGCGCCCGCCGCGCAGGCCGGGGACGACACGCAGGTCGCCCGCATCATCGATGAGGGCATGAACCACAGCGAGGCCATGACCACCGCCTCGGCCCTGATGGACCGCATCGGGCCGCGCCTCACCAATTCGGACGCGCATCGCCGCGCTCAGCAATGGGCGATGGAGGTTTTGCGCTCCTACGGCATGCAGAATGTGCATCAGGAGGCCTTCGACTTCGGCCTCGGCTGGAACCTCACCTCCTATTCGGCCACGATGGTCGCGCCGCGCCAGATCCCCCTCACCGTGATCCCGGTGGCATGGTCGCCGCCCACCACCGGCACCTTGCGTGGCAGCATCGTGGTCGCGCCGATCACCAGGGAAAGCCAGTTCGCGCAGTGGAAGGGCAAGCTGCTGGGCAAGATCGTGCTGATCTCCATGCCGGGCGAAAGCGCCGAGCCCAAGGACAGCTTCTTCAAGCGCCTCTCCGATAGCGAGGTCAACGCGCTCGACAGCTATGACATCCCCCATTTCGACCCCGAAATGGCCAAGCCCAACCCCAATTCCCCGCGCTTTTTCCAGCGCAAGCTCTCCGAATTCCTGAAGTCGGAAGGCGCCATCGCCATGGTCAAGATGACCTATCGCGACGGCAAGCTGGTCCATGGCGAGGGCTATGACTATCAGCCCGGCAAGACGCTGGCGCTGCCCACGCTGGATATGGCTCAGGAGGATTACCGGCGGCTGGTGCGCCTGTCGCTCACCGGCGCCGATCCGCAGATGGAACTGTCTGTCAACGCCACCTATGATGACAAGAATTTGAAGGCGTCCAACGTCATCGCCGAAATCCCCGGCACCGATCCCAAGGCCGGTTACGTGATGGCGGGCGGCCATTTCGACAGCTGGATCGCGGGCGATGGCGCCACCGACAATGGCGCGGGCAGCGTGGCGGTGATGGAAGCGGCGCGCCTGATCATGAAGCTGGGCATCAAGCCCAGGCGCACCATCCGCATCGCCCTGTGGGGCGGCGAGGAGCAGGGCCTGCTGGGCAGCCGCGCCTATATCGAGCAGCATCTGGTCAGCCGCCCGGTCGACCCCAAGCTCGACGGGATGGAGGCCTATATGCAGTGGCGCAACGCCTTCCCCATCACGCCCAAGCCCGAATACAAGGAGCTGAAGGCCTATTTCAACATGGACAATGGCTCGGGCCGTTTCCGCGGCATCTTTGCCGAAGGCAATGTGGGCGCCGAACCGCTGCTGAGCGCATGGCTGGCCCCCTTCAAATCGATGGGCGCGGGCCATGTGGTGGCCAAGAAGACCGGCGGCACCGATCATGTCTTTATGCAGGCGGTGGGTCTGCCCGCCTATCAGTTCATTCAGGACCCGCTCGATTACGGCAGCCGTGTGCATCACTCCAGCCTCGACACGCTGGACCATATGCGCGGCGACGATATGCGTCAGGCCAGCGTGATCATCGCCGGGATGCTGTGGGAAGCGGCCAACAGCGACAAGGAACTGCCACGCCAGCCCCTGCCCACGCAGCCTGCCGCCAGTGATCCCTTCAAGGTCAAGGACCCTGCCATCGAGCAGTAA
- a CDS encoding putative bifunctional diguanylate cyclase/phosphodiesterase, which translates to MRSSRLVQWFADIGKDPALAVSQAINLQRQVPLLYGLLLINSLAVAITHREHAPRALTISAPAVLFTITVIRMIRWLKEARAGTPSPEKARRQLRLTTALCGPIAVAYIVWALMLSPYGGPFEQAHIGLYISTTVIGCIFCLMVVPQAALIVTLTVLPTFIVACLLRAQLTFVTIGINVALVLGVLLRVLFNSFEHFRNQVLSKDQLDAQHEELQRLNEENRKLALTDSLTSLPNRRSFYAHLDALTVDAEGAAFAVGVLDLDRFKPINDTYGHQVGDRLLSAIAARLRETAGPFVRVYRLGGDEFGLIDTSDGDFAQTCERLLQQVQAPLHIGEIVLSVGGSLGIARYPEAGTVAADLFDRADYALYHAKHVNGGGVCVFTSSLETAVRADRAIEVALQASTLEDEISIVLQPIVELASARLGAVEVLARWTSPLVGEVSASDFIAIAERSTAIHSITRAIFKKGLKAAQQLPESVAVSFNISACDLTSTTTLAFVRREIQRAGIAPERIWIEVTETAVMRNAEAAAESLQAFRDLGVRIALDDFGTGYSSLGYVQRLPLDKVKIDRSFVTGLGSEKDGTITAAVITLCHTIGLTCVAEGVETDDQRRILQAAGCEHAQGYLFSKPLTLAELLERCARPEGMIEWLDSRFETGTSPKKGKISNAA; encoded by the coding sequence GTGCGCTCATCGCGCCTGGTCCAATGGTTCGCAGACATCGGCAAGGACCCTGCGCTGGCCGTTTCCCAGGCGATCAACCTCCAGCGGCAGGTGCCGCTGCTGTATGGGCTGCTGCTGATCAACTCGCTGGCCGTGGCGATCACGCACCGCGAACATGCGCCCAGAGCGCTGACCATCAGCGCCCCGGCGGTGCTTTTCACCATCACCGTCATCCGCATGATCCGCTGGCTGAAGGAAGCGCGCGCCGGCACGCCCAGCCCGGAAAAAGCCCGGCGCCAGCTGCGCCTGACCACCGCGCTGTGCGGCCCCATCGCTGTGGCCTATATCGTCTGGGCCCTGATGCTCTCGCCCTATGGCGGCCCCTTCGAGCAGGCGCATATCGGCCTTTATATCTCGACCACGGTGATCGGCTGCATTTTCTGCCTGATGGTCGTGCCTCAGGCCGCGCTGATCGTCACGCTGACGGTGCTGCCGACCTTTATCGTCGCCTGCCTGCTGCGCGCCCAGCTGACCTTCGTCACCATCGGCATCAATGTCGCGCTGGTGCTGGGGGTGCTGCTGCGGGTGCTGTTCAACAGCTTCGAGCATTTTCGCAATCAGGTGCTTTCCAAGGACCAGCTGGACGCCCAGCATGAGGAATTGCAGCGCCTGAACGAGGAAAACCGCAAGCTGGCGCTGACGGACAGCCTGACCTCCCTGCCCAACCGCCGCAGCTTCTATGCCCATCTCGATGCGCTGACGGTCGATGCCGAGGGCGCGGCTTTTGCCGTGGGCGTGCTGGACCTCGACCGCTTCAAGCCGATCAATGACACCTATGGCCATCAGGTGGGCGACCGGCTGCTGAGCGCCATTGCCGCAAGGCTGCGCGAGACCGCCGGGCCCTTCGTGCGGGTCTATCGCCTCGGCGGCGATGAATTCGGCCTGATCGACACCAGCGACGGCGATTTCGCCCAGACCTGCGAGCGGCTGCTGCAACAGGTGCAGGCCCCCTTGCATATCGGTGAGATCGTGCTGAGTGTTGGCGGGTCGCTGGGCATCGCCCGCTATCCCGAGGCCGGGACCGTCGCCGCCGATCTGTTCGACCGGGCCGATTATGCGCTGTATCACGCCAAGCATGTGAATGGAGGGGGCGTCTGTGTCTTCACCTCCTCGCTGGAAACGGCGGTGCGGGCCGATCGCGCCATCGAGGTGGCGCTTCAAGCCAGCACGCTGGAGGATGAGATCTCCATCGTGCTGCAACCCATTGTCGAGCTGGCCAGCGCGCGGCTGGGCGCGGTGGAGGTACTGGCACGCTGGACCAGCCCGCTGGTGGGCGAGGTTTCCGCGTCCGATTTTATCGCCATTGCCGAAAGGTCCACAGCGATCCACAGCATCACGCGGGCCATCTTCAAAAAAGGGCTGAAGGCCGCGCAACAATTGCCTGAAAGCGTGGCGGTTTCCTTCAACATCTCGGCCTGCGACCTGACCTCCACCACCACGCTGGCCTTTGTGCGGCGCGAGATCCAGCGCGCCGGGATCGCACCCGAACGGATCTGGATCGAGGTCACCGAAACGGCTGTGATGCGCAATGCCGAGGCTGCTGCGGAAAGCCTTCAGGCCTTCCGCGATCTGGGGGTGCGGATTGCGCTCGACGATTTCGGCACGGGCTATTCCAGCCTTGGCTATGTGCAGCGCCTGCCGCTCGACAAGGTGAAAATCGACCGCAGCTTCGTGACCGGCCTCGGCAGCGAGAAGGACGGCACGATCACGGCGGCGGTGATCACCCTGTGCCACACCATAGGCCTTACCTGCGTGGCCGAGGGCGTGGAAACCGACGATCAGCGCCGCATCCTGCAGGCGGCGGGCTGCGAGCATGCACAGGGCTATCTCTTCAGCAAACCCCTCACCCTGGCCGAGCTGCTTGAACGCTGCGCCCGGCCAGAGGGGATGATCGAATGGCTGGACAGCCGGTTCGAAACGGGAACCTCACCCAAGAAGGGCAAGATCTCCAACGCGGCTTGA
- a CDS encoding TonB-dependent receptor, giving the protein MTKTMMLGATCLAGSLLAANPALAADDAGAEYTGSSGPAIVVTAPLASDTTTLSNVPANAQVLSGDALIRQNHENLADLLNANLGSISLSNGTGSPYQSDVSYRGFQATSLLGSPTGLSVYLDGVRMNEAFGSIVNWDLIPLNAVKQVEVLPGSNPLFGLNTLGGALVLDTKNGADNGGLGVTMQAGSFNRKAVQAEAGGTFANKAFDWFVAGNYDEQDGYRWYTSTTVKQAYGKLRWHGTSANAELGAVWADTSLNGTQALPLSMLGTPQMAYTWPDNVSNNQIIVNFKADARLASNVKISGNVYYRRSKAHSSNSNASNDDGCEGGESRNCTADAVNGTALDLYQINPYAQGTAKYANFRPYTGNLPIHNYEDNINTSMVLSNVNQRTFGGNALVDVDAPLFGLKNDFNLGGTWETSDIHYDQSTYLAYLVNYQTVVMPWNFKYGSTAGFQGNPLVSSVAISSHNSSYNIFARDMLSLTDRLGITGSVSFTSTHVSLGGSNSQFLNEDGGFSWTGSDGLKYYNPAYIGASYWTTSSTAGAGSSLTTAKIPTGGVAGPEVDPVNGSHTYRRVNPAVGIVWNPLKEIGLFANYSEAMRAPTAIELACADPARPCALPTGFNGDPDLKPVVARTIEVGGRGAIGKHIGWNAAFYRTRLNNDIQFIFDSSGMGYFANVGKTQRQGVEVGLTGDFKTLHLGASYGHVSATYRSSFTDENGDTVQPGNHITGIPSDTVKLRALYTPIRQLALGANLIAVSSQYAHGDEANLNGAVPGYALVNLDLHVMPVQHLELFANITNLFNRHYATFGVLGTNIYNGQDEQFRTPAPGRAFMVGVRYNFGRNPGSSTED; this is encoded by the coding sequence ATGACCAAGACGATGATGCTCGGCGCGACCTGCCTGGCCGGAAGCCTGCTGGCTGCAAACCCCGCACTGGCCGCCGATGACGCAGGGGCCGAATATACCGGGAGCAGTGGCCCCGCCATCGTCGTCACCGCGCCGCTGGCCAGTGACACCACCACGCTCAGCAATGTGCCCGCCAATGCGCAGGTGCTGTCCGGCGATGCGCTCATCCGCCAGAACCATGAAAATCTGGCCGATCTGCTCAACGCCAATCTCGGCTCGATCTCGCTGAGCAACGGCACCGGCAGTCCCTATCAGAGCGATGTGTCCTATCGCGGTTTTCAGGCGACCTCGCTGCTCGGCTCGCCCACCGGCCTGTCGGTCTATCTCGACGGGGTGCGGATGAACGAGGCCTTCGGCTCGATCGTCAACTGGGATCTGATCCCGCTCAATGCCGTGAAGCAGGTGGAGGTGCTGCCCGGCTCCAACCCCTTGTTCGGGCTCAACACTCTGGGCGGCGCGCTGGTGCTGGACACCAAGAACGGCGCCGACAATGGCGGGCTGGGCGTCACCATGCAGGCCGGTTCCTTCAACCGCAAGGCGGTGCAGGCCGAGGCGGGCGGCACCTTCGCCAACAAGGCGTTCGACTGGTTCGTCGCGGGCAATTATGACGAGCAGGACGGCTATCGCTGGTACACCAGCACCACAGTCAAACAGGCCTATGGCAAGCTGCGCTGGCACGGCACATCGGCCAATGCCGAGCTGGGCGCGGTGTGGGCTGACACCTCGCTCAATGGTACGCAGGCGCTGCCGCTTTCCATGCTGGGCACGCCGCAGATGGCTTATACATGGCCGGACAATGTCTCGAACAATCAGATCATTGTGAACTTCAAGGCCGATGCGCGGCTGGCTTCGAATGTAAAGATCAGCGGCAATGTCTATTATCGCCGCTCGAAAGCGCATTCCAGCAACAGCAACGCCAGCAATGACGATGGTTGCGAGGGCGGTGAATCGCGCAACTGCACAGCGGACGCGGTGAATGGCACGGCGCTAGATCTTTACCAGATCAATCCTTACGCGCAGGGCACCGCCAAATACGCGAATTTTAGGCCTTACACCGGCAATCTGCCGATCCATAATTACGAGGATAACATCAACACCTCGATGGTGCTGTCCAACGTCAACCAGCGGACCTTCGGGGGCAATGCGCTGGTGGATGTGGATGCGCCGCTGTTCGGGCTGAAGAATGACTTCAATCTGGGCGGCACTTGGGAAACCTCGGACATTCACTACGACCAGAGCACCTATCTGGCCTATCTGGTGAACTATCAGACGGTTGTGATGCCCTGGAACTTCAAATATGGCAGCACCGCAGGCTTTCAGGGCAATCCGCTGGTGAGCAGCGTGGCGATTTCTTCCCACAACAGCAGCTACAACATCTTTGCCCGCGATATGCTGTCCCTGACCGACAGGCTTGGCATCACCGGCTCAGTCAGCTTCACCTCCACGCATGTGTCGCTGGGGGGCAGCAACAGCCAGTTCCTCAATGAGGATGGCGGCTTCAGCTGGACCGGCAGTGACGGGCTGAAATATTACAACCCCGCCTATATCGGCGCCTCCTACTGGACGACCTCCAGCACCGCCGGGGCCGGTTCATCACTGACCACCGCCAAAATCCCCACCGGCGGTGTGGCCGGGCCGGAGGTTGATCCGGTCAATGGCTCACACACCTATCGCAGGGTCAATCCTGCCGTGGGCATTGTGTGGAACCCGCTGAAAGAGATCGGCCTTTTCGCCAATTACAGCGAGGCGATGCGCGCACCCACCGCCATCGAACTGGCCTGCGCCGATCCGGCCCGGCCCTGCGCCCTGCCCACCGGTTTCAACGGCGACCCGGATCTCAAGCCCGTCGTCGCCCGCACCATCGAGGTGGGCGGTCGCGGCGCCATCGGGAAGCATATCGGCTGGAACGCGGCTTTCTATCGCACGCGGCTCAACAACGACATTCAGTTTATCTTCGACAGTTCGGGGATGGGTTACTTCGCCAATGTCGGCAAGACGCAGCGGCAGGGCGTGGAAGTTGGCCTGACGGGCGATTTCAAGACGCTGCATCTGGGCGCCAGCTATGGCCATGTGTCCGCAACCTACCGCTCCAGCTTCACCGATGAGAATGGCGATACGGTGCAGCCCGGCAACCATATCACCGGCATTCCTTCCGATACGGTCAAGCTGCGGGCGCTTTACACGCCGATCCGGCAGCTGGCCTTGGGCGCCAATCTGATCGCGGTGTCCAGCCAGTATGCTCATGGCGACGAGGCCAATCTCAACGGCGCGGTGCCGGGCTATGCGCTGGTCAACCTCGATCTGCATGTGATGCCCGTGCAGCATCTGGAGCTGTTCGCCAACATCACCAATCTGTTCAACCGCCATTACGCCACCTTCGGCGTGCTGGGCACCAACATCTACAACGGGCAGGACGAGCAATTCCGCACCCCCGCGCCGGGCCGCGCCTTTATGGTGGGCGTGCGCTATAACTTCGGGCGCAATCCGGGCTCTTCGACCGAAGACTGA
- a CDS encoding response regulator transcription factor, with protein MILLVEDDVAIGSSVSQGLAARGFPIRWLRRGAELLDQVNAGEVSVVILDLGLPDGDGLDLCRQLRAQGHHMPVLMLTARGTLDDRLEGFEAGTDDYLPKPFAFAELVARITVMARRAQQLAPAPISFGSLSVDQAKGQVLRHGEKLTMEPKAHALLLQLAARRGALMPRQTLIDTVWGEDSSITDNTLDVSISILRRRLAQSAPELAVRAIKGQGVQLVCSLIP; from the coding sequence GTGATCCTGCTGGTCGAGGATGATGTGGCCATCGGCAGTTCGGTCAGCCAAGGGCTGGCGGCGCGGGGTTTCCCGATCCGCTGGCTAAGGCGCGGCGCGGAGTTGCTCGATCAGGTGAACGCGGGCGAGGTCAGCGTGGTCATCCTCGATCTGGGCCTGCCCGATGGCGATGGGCTGGATCTGTGCCGCCAGCTGCGCGCGCAGGGCCACCACATGCCGGTGCTGATGCTGACCGCGCGCGGCACGCTGGATGACCGCCTCGAAGGCTTCGAAGCCGGGACCGACGATTATCTCCCCAAGCCCTTCGCCTTTGCCGAGCTTGTCGCGCGCATCACCGTTATGGCACGTCGCGCACAGCAGCTGGCGCCTGCCCCCATCAGCTTCGGCTCGCTGAGTGTGGATCAGGCCAAAGGGCAGGTTCTGCGCCATGGCGAGAAGCTAACCATGGAACCTAAGGCTCATGCCCTACTGCTGCAACTGGCGGCACGGCGGGGCGCTCTGATGCCTCGCCAGACGCTGATCGATACGGTCTGGGGGGAGGATTCTTCTATCACAGACAACACGTTGGATGTCTCGATCAGCATCCTGCGCCGTCGTCTGGCGCAAAGCGCGCCTGAACTCGCCGTGCGTGCCATCAAGGGTCAGGGCGTGCAACTGGTCTGCAGCCTTATACCTTAG